GCCCCGGCCGGCGGATCAACTCGCCCAACGAACCGAAGCAAGCCTCGGCGGCGGGGACATTGGTATCGACGAGGATTCGCAGGCTCACTTGTTCCCATGTCTCAGGTGATTACAATACGCACCACCCTACCACTCCCCCGTTGCCACGGGGAGTCTCTGTGCCTCAGGAGCCTCGATGATCATTCGCTGGGAAACCGATCATGACTATGTGCTGGTGCATATCCACCAGGACATGTTTGGCGACTGGATATTCAGCCGCGCCTGGGGCCAGATCGGCACCCAGTTCGGCGGCCTCAAGCACCAGCTGGCCGACGAACGCGACCAGGCGATGATGTGGCTGGCCGACGAGGCCACCATCCAGGCCTCCCGCGGCTTTCGCAAGGTGCTGGAAGTGGAGGACCACAGTCCCGAGGGTCGCGAGGCGGTCAGCCAGCTGTCGCTGCTCGAGCCGTAAGGAGCAAGGGGCAAGCCAGGCAGGGCTATCGTAGTTACCGAACCAAGGGGCGCTGGGGATAAGCCGAAGAGGAGGTCCGAGGACCAGGGACGGCCGAGGTAGCGTACAGGGAGGTATTTACAGCGCCTCCTCGTAGGCTTATCGCCAGATCAGCCCCGAGCTATCGAGCAGCCAGGCTATCTGCGATAGCCCTGGCAAGTCAGGGTACTCATCAATGTGTTGAATATATTGGGATTCCTGGTCCCTTGCTCCGCGAAATTCGTTACTGGCCGAAGGCCATCAGCCCAGATAGCGTCTTCCATGGCGGATCACCGCGGCACTGGCCTCGCCATCACTAACCTCACTGTCCTTGTCCTCCTCGCTGAGCCGGCACTGAATCTGCTGCCAGGCCTTATCATTCAGCCAGCCACGCGCCTCGAGCCAGGCGGCCAGGCGCTCGGGTTCGAAGCCGCGGTCGAGCTCTCTGCCCGCGGCATCCATCAGCACCGGGATGCGCACCCCGTAACGCGCCATCAAGGCGTCATCCTCGCTGATCTCGATCCTCTCGAGGGTCACCGGCGCGTTTCCAAGCCGCGCCAGCAGGCCTTCCAGCTGCTGGCAGAGGTGGCAGCCCAGGGTGGTATAGAGGGTCAGCCGAATCATGCATCGCTCCCTTCTCGAGGCTCCCGATGGCAGATCAGGAACACATGGTGCAGGTCGGGCTTCCTTGAAAAATCCGGGTCGAAGGTCCGCGCTGAGATCTCCTCTACGGCATAGTGATCCGCCAGGTCGACATCCAGCGTGAAGCGTCGCTGGTTGTTGGAGAACACCAGGGTGCCGCCGGGGGCCAGGCGCGCCATGGCCAGGCGCACCAGCCGGCCGTGGTCGCGCTGGATGTCCAGGGTGTCCTTCATCTTCTTCGAGTTGGAGAAGGTCGGCGGGTCCATGAAGATCAGGTCGAACTCGGCGCGGGCACTCTGCAGCCAGCGCAGGCAGTCACTGCGCACCACGCGGTGCCGCTCGGGGTCGAGGCGGTTGAGGGCGAAGTTGTCCAGGGCCCACTGCAGGTAGGTATTGGAGAGGTCGACGCTGACGCTCTCCACCGCCCCTCCCGCATCGCCGCGGCCCAGGGCCGCCTGCACGGTGGCCGCCCCGGTATAGCAGAACAGGTTGAGGAAGCGCTTGCCCGCGGCCATCTCACCGAGCATCCGGCGCACCGGGCGGTGGTCGAGAAAGAGCCCGGTGTCCAGATAGTCGCGCAGGTTGACCCACAGCCTGGCCGGCCCCTCGTGCACCTCGAAGCGCTCGCCGGTGGCGGCCTGCTTCTGGTACTGGTCCCGCCCGCTCTGGCGCTGGCGTCGCTTGACCACGACCCGCACCGGGTCCACCTCGAGCACCTCGGGGATCACCGCCAGCGCCTCGAAGAGCCGCTTCTGGGCGTGACCGGCATCCACCGACTTCGGAGCCGCGTACTCCTGCACATGCACCCAGCCGGCGTAGACGTCCACCGCCATCGAATACTCCGGCATGTCGGCATCATAGAGGCGGTAGCAGCTCTCGCCGCTCTTCTTGAGCCACTTCTTCAGTCGCTTGCGGTTCTTCTCCAGCCGGTTGGCGAACATCTGTGCCCC
The Halomonas sp. H10-9-1 DNA segment above includes these coding regions:
- a CDS encoding glutaredoxin family protein, whose translation is MIRLTLYTTLGCHLCQQLEGLLARLGNAPVTLERIEISEDDALMARYGVRIPVLMDAAGRELDRGFEPERLAAWLEARGWLNDKAWQQIQCRLSEEDKDSEVSDGEASAAVIRHGRRYLG